One segment of Meriones unguiculatus strain TT.TT164.6M chromosome 3, Bangor_MerUng_6.1, whole genome shotgun sequence DNA contains the following:
- the Mib2 gene encoding E3 ubiquitin-protein ligase MIB2 isoform X5, producing the protein MRWKCRVCFDYDLCTQCYMHNKHDLTHAFERYETSHSRPVTLSPRQGLPRIPLRGIFQGAKVVRGPDWEWGSQDGGEGKTGRVVDIRGWDVETGRSVASVTWADGTTNVYRVGHKGKVDLKCVAEAAGGFYYKEHLPKLGKPAELQRRVSADGQPFQRGDKVKCLLDTDVLRDMQEGHGGWNPRMAEFIGQMGTVQRITERGDVRVQFNHETRWTFHPGALSKHNSFWVGDVVRVIGDLDTVKRLQAGHGEWTDDMAPALGRVGKVVKVFGDGNLRVAVGGQRWTFSPSCLLPYRPEEGANLDVAERARENKSSLSVALDKLRTQKSDPEHPGRLVAEAALGNGARALDLLRRRPEQVDTKNQGRTALQVAAYLGQVELVRLLLQARASVDLPDDEGNTALHYTALGNQPEAARALLSAGCAVDAQNGTRHTALHVAVQRGFLEVVKTLCERGCDVNLPDAHANTPLHSAISAGAGASSIVEALTEVPGIDVTATNSQGFTLLHHASLKGHVLAVRKILARARQLVDAKKEDGFTALHLAALNNHREVAQVLIREGRCDVNVRNRKLQSALHLAVQQAHLGLVPVLVDAGCSVNAEDEEGDTALHVALQRHQLLPLVADRAGGDPGPLQLLSRLQASGLPGSTELTVGAAVACFLALEGADVSYANHRGRSPLDLATEGRVLKALQGCAQRFRERQASSSGGVLPGPRHVLSTPNTVTNLHVSSTAGPEAAECLVCSELALLVLFSPCQHRTVCEECARRMKKCIRCQMAISKKLRPDGSEVANAIQVPGPPRQLVEELQSRYRQMEERITCPICIDSHIRLVFQCGHGACAPCGAALSACPICRQPIRDRIQIFV; encoded by the exons AGCGCTATGAGACATCCCACTCACGCCC GGTCACGCTGAGTCCCCGACAGGGCCTCCCTCGAATCCCACTCAGGGGCATCTTTCAGGGAGCAAAAGTGGTACGAGGACCTGACTGGGAATGGGGATCGCAAGATG gaggggaagggaagacagGCCGTGTGGTGGACATCCGTGGCTGGGATGTGGAGACGGGCCGAAGTGTGGCCAGTGTGACGTGGGCAGATGGAACCACCAATGTGTACCGCGTAGGCCACAAGGGCAAGGTGGACCTCAAGTGTGTCGCTGAGGCAGCTGGCGGCTTTTACTACAAGGAGCACCTCCCAAAGCTCG GCAAGCCAGCAGAGCTACAGCGCAGGGTGAGTGCTGATGGCCAGCCCTTCCAGCGTGGGGACAAGGTCAAGTGTCTGCTGGACACCGATGTCCTAAGGGACATGCAAGAAGGCCATGGCGGCTGGAATCCTAGGATGGCGGAG TTTATCGGACAGATGGGCACCGTGCAGCGCATCACGGAGCGTGGGGACGTGCGTGTGCAGTTCAACCACGAGACTCGCTGGACCTTCCACCCTGGGGCGCTCTCCAAG CACAACAGCTTCTGGGTGGGTGATGTGGTCCGGGTCATCGGTGACCTTGACACTGTGAAGCGACTGCAGGCTGGACATGGTGAATGGACCGATGACATGGCCCCC GCCCTGGGCCGAGTGGGGAAAGTGGTGAAGGTGTTTGGAGATGGAAACTTGCGTGTGGCAGTTGGTGGTCAGCGATGGACCTTCAGCCCCTCCTGCCTGCTGCCCTACCGGCCTGAGGAGGGTGCCAACCTGGATGTGGCTGAGCGTGCCAGAGAGAACAAAA GCTCACTGAGTGTGGCCCTGGACAAGCTTCGGACCCAGAAGAGTGACCCAGAGCACCCAGGGAGGCTGGTAGCAGAGGCTGCACTGGGCAATGGAGCCCGTGCTCTGGATCTACTGCGGAGGCGCCCGGAGCAG GTGGACACCAAGAACCAGGGTAGAACTGCCCTGCAGGTCGCTGCTTACTTGGGCCAGGTAGAGCTGGTGCGGCTGCTGCTGCAGGCCAGGGCAAGTGTGGACCTGCCAGATGATGAAGGCAACACTGCACTGCATTACACAGCTCTGGG GAACCAGCCCGAGGCCGCCAGGGCGCTCCTGAGTGCAGGATGTGCGGTGGACGCTCAGAATGGCACACGGCACACAGCCCTCCATGTGGCTGTGCAGAGGGGCTTCCTAGAGGTGGTAAAGACCCTGTGTGAGCGTGGTTGTGATGTCAACCTGCCG GACGCACATGCCAACACGCCGCTGCACTCTGCCATCTCTGCGGGTGCCGGCGCCAGCAGCATTGTTGAGGCCCTCACTGAGGTGCCTGGAATCGATGTCACTGCTACCAACAGCCAGGGCTTCACGCTGCTACACCACGCATCCCTCAAGGGCCATGTGCT AGCAGTCAGAAAGATTCTGGCACGGGCACGGCAGCTGGTGGATGCCAAGAAGGAGGATGGCTTTACTGCTCTACATCTGGCAGCCCTCAACAACCACCGTGAGGTGGCCCAGGTCCTAATCCGAGAG GGTCGCTGTGACGTGAATGTGCGCAACCGGAAGCTGCAGTCCGCACTGCATCTGGCTGTGCAGCAGGCCCACCTGGGGCTGGTGCCAGTGCTCGTGGATGCTGGCTGCAGTGTGAACGCTGAGGACGAGGAGGGTGACACAGCCCTCCATGTGGCACTGCAGCGCCATCAGCTGCTGCCCCTGGTGGCGGACAGGGCTGGGGGGGACCCGGGGCCCTTGCAGCTGCTGTCAAGG CTACAGGCCTCAGGCCTCCCGGGCAGCACAGAGCTGACTGTAGGCGCTGCTGTGGCCTGTTTCCTGGCGCTGGAGGGTGCGGACGTGAGCTACGCAAACCACCGCGGCCGGAGCCCACTGGACCTGGCCACTGAAGGCCGAGTGCTCAAGGCCTTGCAGGGCTGTGCCCAGCGCTTCCG GGAGCGACAGGCAAGTAGCAGTGGGGGTGTGCTCCCGGGCCCCCGGCACGTGCTGAGCACTCCCAACACCGTGACGAACCTGCATGTGTCAAGCACAGCAGGGCCGGAAGCTGCTGAGTGCCTGGTGTGCTCCGAGCTGGCACTGCTGGTTCTGTTCTCACCGTGCCAGCACCGCACCGTGTGTGAGG AGTGCGCTCGCAGGATGAAGAAGTGTATCCGGTGCCAGATGGCCATCAGCAAGAAGCTGCGCCCAG ACGGCTCTGAGGTGGCGAACGCCATCCAGGTGCCCGGCCCGCCTCGGCAGCTGGTGGAGGAGCTGCAGAGCCGCTACCGGCAGATGGAGGAG